In Diabrotica undecimpunctata isolate CICGRU chromosome 4, icDiaUnde3, whole genome shotgun sequence, a single genomic region encodes these proteins:
- the LOC140438765 gene encoding uncharacterized protein: MEFKPPSPLFEHQSPASYWLLWKQKFTIYLIASGKSASTEEVKIANLLNFIGDEGVDIYNTFTEDQQATLDKLIGAFDYYFLPKKIVPMETFKFHNLVQGNEQSINQYLTDLKKQARLCEFKCTKATCGESYEDRMIRDQLIIRLKCNESQLRLLGEQALTTEKILEYCKSIELSKEHIKVLTKEEDVNFVKQYKPLKKLLCKKCCYEHFPNRCPAFNKTCASCQVKGHFAKACPNRSEETCEGSSKKNADPPRGERTVNTVQEAENKDNLIYVL; encoded by the coding sequence atggAATTTAAACCGCCTAGTCCATTATTTGAGCATCAAAGTCCAGCTAGTTATTGGCTTTTATGGAAACAGAAGTTTACAATTTACCTTATCGCAAGTGGGAAGAGTGCTTCAACAGAAGAAGTGAAAATTGCAAATCTTTTAAATTTCATAGGAGATGAGGGTGTTGATATTTATAATACATTTACAGAAGACCAACAGGCTACTCTCGACAAATTAATAGGTGcgtttgattattattttttgccaaaaaagaTAGTTCCAATGGAAACCTTTAAGTTTCATAATCTTGTTCAAGGTAATGAACAATCTATAAACCAGTACCTGACTGACTTAAAGAAACAAGCAAGATTATGCGAATTTAAATGCACTAAAGCAACCTGTGGTGAGTCCTATGAAGATAGAATGATACGTGATCAGCTAATCATTAGGCTAAAATGTAATGAAAGTCAACTCAGACTCCTTGGAGAACAGGCTCTTACTACTGAAAAAATCCTTGAATATTGTAAGAGTATTGAGTTAAGCAAAGAGCATATTAAAGTTCTTACCAAAGAAGAAGATGTTAACTTTGTCAAGCAGTACAAACCATTGAAAAAACTATTGTGTAAGAAGTGCTGTTATGAACATTTTCCTAACAGATGTCCTGCTTTTAACAAGACTTGTGCTAGTTGTCAAGTTAAAGGTCATTTTGCAAAAGCTTGTCCTAATAGAAGTGAAGAAACATGTGAAGGTAGTAGTAAGAAGAACGCTGATCCACCTAGAGGAGAAAGAACTGTTAATACAGTCCAGGAGGCAGAAAATAAAGACAATTTGATATATgtattgtaa
- the LOC140438764 gene encoding uncharacterized protein, whose translation MVTGKEVKFKLDSGADISILPKYIFDSLSSKFLLNKTLTTLVAYGNFKFKPVGEVFLECQYKNSSCKLKFLIVDFNAEPILGLSDCIKFDLIKRVNAIETTLPTKKEDILIMFKTIFQGLGRMPGYCNIELSDDAKPVIQYSRKIPLSMHDKLKETLDSLEEDKVIEKVEYPTEWVNNLLIVEKNLQIN comes from the coding sequence ATGGTAACTGGAAAAGaggtaaaatttaaattagattCAGGTGCTGATATCAGCATTCTACCTAAGTATATTTTTGATTCTCTATCAAGTAAGTTTCTACTTAATAAAACATTAACAACCCTAGTTGCTTATGGTAATTTTAAATTCAAACCAGTAGGTGAAGTTTTTTTGGAATGTCAGTATAAAAATAGCTCCTGTAAATTAAAGTTTCTGATTGTTGATTTTAATGCTGAACCAATATTAGGCCTTAGCGATTGTATTAAATTTGACTTAATAAAAAGAGTAAATGCCATAGAAACCACCTTGCCaactaaaaaagaagatattttGATAATGTTTAAAACGATATTTCAAGGGTTAGGTAGAATGCCAGGATATTGTAATATTGAACTTTCAGATGATGCTAAGCCAGTTATTCAGTATAGTAGAAAAATTCCATTGTCAATGCATGATAAACTTAAGGAGACACTAGATAGTTTGGAGGAAGACAAAGTTATTGAGAAAGTAGAGTATCCAACTGAATGGGTAAACAATTTGTTGATAGTAGAGAAAAACCTTCAAATAAACTAA